One region of Oxalobacteraceae bacterium OTU3CAMAD1 genomic DNA includes:
- a CDS encoding glycoside hydrolase family 97 protein: MVNKFISAVAVGATAASTAFAASPGALTSPDRHISVQLNESPGKPLTYTVSRDGKPVLLASELGLQLQGADLAGALTIAASSKVSTVTDKYQMATGKKRDIIYSANEQTFSVQNAQKQKMEIVFRVSNDGVAFRYIVAEPSLPRKKLIQERTTFALPTSAKAWLQPIAVAQTGWGRTNPSYEEHYQMDIPVGTVSPSPAGWVFPALFKAGDNWLAISEAGMDGSFQGSRLAPDSKGGKYSIGNPMKEEVYPDRGLMADVEGTLTSPWRLMALGSLSTVVGSTLGTDLAAPAIAFDKQLVKPGHASWSWALLKDDATVYDVQKKFIDYAADMKWDYTLVDADWDRKIGYEKMKELADYAATKNVGVLVWYNSSGPWNSTEYSPKSKLLTHEQRVAEFKRLRQMGIKGVKIDFFNGDAQSMMAYYVDMLNDAAAAGLLVNFHGSTLPRGWTRTWPNLMTMEAVRGMEFTTFEQADEDKMPTHAAMMPFARNLFDPMDFTPMVFGDIPKIKRTSTNGFELATSVLYVSGIQHFAEVPEGMATVPAYVKSFLQELPRSWDDSRLVDGYPGKYAVVARRAGDTWYIAGINATDSDKALTLDLSFAGGKQGTIIADGEGERSFSQRSIAAGKKAAVTIKPHGGFVITIKQ, translated from the coding sequence ATGGTGAATAAATTTATCTCCGCAGTCGCGGTGGGCGCCACAGCCGCGTCGACCGCTTTCGCGGCTTCCCCCGGCGCGCTGACAAGTCCCGACCGTCATATCAGCGTCCAGCTGAACGAATCGCCCGGCAAACCCCTGACCTACACCGTCTCCCGCGACGGCAAGCCGGTGCTGCTGGCCTCCGAACTGGGGCTGCAACTGCAAGGCGCCGATCTGGCCGGCGCGCTGACGATCGCCGCGAGCTCCAAGGTCAGCACCGTCACCGACAAGTACCAGATGGCCACGGGTAAGAAGCGTGACATCATCTACAGCGCCAACGAACAAACCTTCTCCGTGCAGAACGCGCAGAAGCAGAAGATGGAAATCGTCTTCCGGGTGTCGAACGACGGCGTCGCGTTCCGCTACATCGTCGCCGAGCCGTCGCTGCCACGCAAAAAACTGATCCAGGAGCGCACCACGTTCGCGTTGCCGACGTCGGCCAAGGCCTGGTTGCAGCCGATCGCCGTCGCGCAGACCGGCTGGGGGCGGACCAATCCGTCCTACGAAGAACACTATCAGATGGACATCCCGGTCGGCACGGTTTCGCCGTCGCCGGCCGGCTGGGTATTTCCGGCGCTGTTCAAGGCCGGCGACAACTGGCTGGCCATCTCGGAAGCGGGCATGGACGGCAGCTTCCAGGGCTCGCGCCTGGCGCCGGATTCCAAGGGCGGAAAATACAGCATCGGCAATCCGATGAAGGAAGAGGTCTATCCCGATCGCGGCCTGATGGCCGATGTCGAAGGCACACTGACCTCGCCATGGCGCCTGATGGCGCTTGGCTCACTGTCGACGGTGGTTGGCTCGACGCTGGGCACCGACCTGGCCGCGCCGGCGATCGCCTTCGACAAGCAGCTGGTCAAGCCGGGCCACGCCTCCTGGAGCTGGGCGCTGCTGAAGGATGACGCCACCGTCTACGACGTGCAGAAGAAGTTCATCGACTACGCCGCCGACATGAAGTGGGACTACACCTTGGTGGACGCCGACTGGGACCGCAAGATCGGCTACGAGAAGATGAAGGAACTGGCCGACTACGCGGCGACCAAGAACGTCGGCGTGCTGGTTTGGTACAACTCGTCCGGCCCATGGAACTCGACCGAGTACTCGCCGAAGAGCAAGCTGCTGACGCACGAGCAGCGCGTGGCCGAGTTCAAGCGCCTGCGCCAGATGGGCATCAAGGGCGTGAAGATCGACTTCTTCAACGGCGACGCGCAATCGATGATGGCCTACTACGTCGATATGCTGAACGACGCGGCCGCCGCCGGCCTGCTGGTGAACTTCCACGGCTCGACCCTGCCGCGGGGCTGGACCCGCACCTGGCCCAACCTGATGACGATGGAGGCGGTGCGCGGCATGGAGTTCACCACCTTCGAACAGGCCGACGAGGACAAGATGCCGACCCACGCGGCGATGATGCCGTTCGCTCGCAACCTGTTCGACCCGATGGATTTCACGCCGATGGTGTTCGGCGACATACCCAAGATCAAGCGCACCAGCACCAACGGTTTTGAACTCGCCACGTCGGTGTTGTACGTCTCCGGCATCCAGCACTTCGCCGAGGTGCCGGAGGGGATGGCGACCGTGCCGGCCTACGTCAAGAGCTTCCTGCAGGAGCTGCCGCGCAGCTGGGACGACAGCCGCCTGGTCGACGGTTATCCCGGCAAATACGCGGTGGTCGCGCGCCGCGCAGGCGACACCTGGTATATCGCCGGTATCAACGCCACCGACTCCGATAAGGCGCTGACGCTGGACTTGTCCTTCGCCGGTGGCAAGCAGGGCACGATCATCGCCGACGGTGAAGGCGAACGGAGTTTTAGCCAGCGCAGCATCGCTGCAGGCAAAAAAGCAGCAGTAACCATCAAGCCGCATGGCGGCTTTGTGATAACAATAAAACAGTAA
- a CDS encoding alpha-N-arabinofuranosidase: MNHIKLGVLTLCMIASGAAFAAPVGVTIDTTKPGPVINKNIYGQFAEHLGTGIYEGIWVGPKSKIPNVNGWRKDVVGALKAMHVPLVRWPGGCFADEYHWRDGIGAREKRPVKVNTNWGGVEENNAVGTHEFFELAEQLGAETYVNGNLGTGSAQEMSEWVEYMTSDSKSTLAELRRKNGRDKPFKVDYFAIGNEAWGCGGNMSPQHYANLYKNVETFLRAPPQYRPKMIASGGNDHDLTWTETLSKELKKQTYGISFHYYTIPTGQWEVKGMATGFKEDQWFSTLSNTIKMDGFIKNNTAVMDKYDPEKKLGFLVDEWGTWYDVEKGTNAGFLFQQNTLRDAVVAALNFNIFHDHADRVRMTNIAQMVNVLQAMIITDKDKMVLTPTYHAFQMYVPFQDATSLPLKLTNNPQYSYNGSSIPEISASAARAKDGKLYLALVNTNPTKEAEVAVDVPGQAIKSVNGRVLTSAAMDTHNTFQSPEAIKPAPFSATAGADGKLTVKIPAKAVIVVAVE; the protein is encoded by the coding sequence ATGAATCACATCAAACTTGGTGTCCTTACCCTGTGCATGATCGCTTCGGGTGCCGCCTTCGCGGCGCCGGTTGGCGTGACGATCGACACGACCAAGCCTGGTCCTGTCATCAACAAAAACATCTACGGCCAGTTCGCCGAGCACCTGGGTACCGGCATCTACGAAGGTATCTGGGTCGGTCCGAAGTCGAAGATCCCGAACGTCAATGGCTGGCGCAAGGACGTTGTCGGCGCCCTGAAGGCCATGCACGTGCCGCTGGTGCGTTGGCCGGGCGGCTGCTTCGCCGACGAATACCACTGGCGTGACGGTATCGGCGCGCGCGAGAAGCGTCCGGTCAAGGTCAACACCAACTGGGGCGGCGTGGAGGAAAACAACGCCGTCGGCACGCACGAATTCTTCGAACTGGCCGAGCAGCTGGGCGCCGAGACCTACGTCAACGGCAACCTGGGCACCGGCAGCGCGCAAGAGATGTCGGAATGGGTCGAGTACATGACCTCCGACAGCAAATCGACCCTGGCGGAACTGCGCCGCAAAAATGGCCGCGACAAGCCATTCAAGGTCGATTATTTCGCCATCGGTAACGAGGCCTGGGGCTGCGGCGGTAACATGTCGCCGCAACACTACGCGAACCTGTACAAGAACGTCGAGACCTTCCTGCGCGCGCCACCGCAGTATCGTCCGAAGATGATCGCCAGCGGCGGCAACGACCATGACCTGACCTGGACCGAAACCCTGAGCAAAGAGCTCAAGAAGCAAACCTACGGCATCAGCTTCCACTACTACACCATCCCGACCGGCCAGTGGGAAGTGAAGGGCATGGCGACCGGCTTCAAGGAAGACCAGTGGTTCTCGACCCTGTCCAACACGATCAAGATGGATGGCTTCATCAAGAACAATACGGCGGTGATGGACAAGTACGACCCTGAGAAGAAGTTGGGCTTCCTGGTCGACGAGTGGGGCACCTGGTACGACGTCGAGAAGGGCACCAACGCCGGCTTCCTGTTCCAGCAAAACACGCTGCGCGACGCGGTGGTGGCTGCGCTGAACTTCAACATCTTCCACGACCACGCCGACCGCGTGCGCATGACGAACATCGCGCAGATGGTCAACGTGCTGCAGGCGATGATCATCACCGACAAGGACAAGATGGTGCTGACGCCGACGTACCACGCGTTCCAGATGTATGTGCCGTTCCAGGACGCGACCTCGCTGCCGTTGAAGTTGACGAACAATCCGCAGTATTCGTACAACGGCAGCAGCATTCCGGAAATCAGCGCATCGGCGGCCCGCGCCAAGGACGGCAAGCTGTATCTGGCCCTGGTCAACACCAACCCGACCAAGGAAGCGGAAGTCGCCGTGGACGTGCCGGGTCAGGCCATCAAATCGGTCAACGGCCGTGTGCTGACGTCCGCCGCGATGGACACGCATAACACCTTCCAGTCGCCGGAAGCGATCAAACCGGCCCCGTTCAGCGCCACCGCCGGCGCCGACGGCAAGCTGACGGTCAAGATCCCGGCCAAGGCCGTTATCGTGGTCGCCGTGGAGTAA
- a CDS encoding arabinan endo-1,5-alpha-L-arabinosidase, with protein MKYIFSTMALVLGVAGLSACTAKEVSVHDPVMAKEGDTYYVFSTGPGITFYSSTNMKDWKPEGRVFKDQPSWAKRAAPTFDGHIWAPDVQFHNGKYYLYYSVSGFGKNTSGIGVTVNKTLNPRSPDYRWEDKGMVLQSVPLRDDWNAIDSNIIEDEKGVAWMSFGSFWSGLKLVKLNDAWTGLAEPQEWHAIASRTANVDAPAGADAGPGEIEAPFIFKKNGYYYLFASFGLCCRKGDSTYNVVVGRSTSVTGPYVDTKGVDMMKGGGSLLIAGDKDWKGLGHNSAYTMDGKDYLVLHAYETADNYLQKLKIMEMKWDANGWPTVDQADLNKYRSTQLPLK; from the coding sequence ATGAAGTATATTTTTTCGACGATGGCTTTGGTGTTGGGCGTGGCCGGCCTGTCGGCCTGCACCGCCAAGGAAGTCAGCGTGCACGATCCTGTGATGGCCAAGGAAGGCGATACCTATTACGTCTTCAGTACGGGACCGGGGATCACTTTCTACAGTTCGACCAATATGAAGGACTGGAAGCCGGAAGGCCGCGTGTTCAAGGACCAGCCGTCATGGGCCAAACGCGCCGCGCCGACTTTCGACGGCCATATCTGGGCGCCGGATGTGCAGTTCCATAACGGTAAATATTATTTGTATTATTCCGTCTCCGGATTCGGTAAGAACACATCGGGAATAGGCGTCACGGTCAACAAGACGCTCAATCCCCGCTCGCCGGACTACCGGTGGGAAGACAAGGGCATGGTGTTGCAGTCGGTGCCGCTGCGCGACGACTGGAACGCCATCGATTCGAACATCATCGAAGATGAAAAGGGCGTGGCCTGGATGTCGTTCGGCTCCTTCTGGAGCGGACTGAAACTGGTCAAGCTGAACGACGCCTGGACCGGGTTGGCCGAGCCGCAGGAGTGGCACGCGATCGCCAGCCGGACCGCCAACGTCGATGCGCCGGCCGGCGCGGATGCCGGTCCGGGCGAGATCGAGGCGCCGTTCATCTTCAAGAAGAATGGCTACTACTATCTGTTCGCATCGTTCGGCCTGTGCTGCCGCAAGGGCGACAGCACCTACAACGTCGTCGTCGGCCGTTCGACATCGGTGACCGGGCCTTATGTGGACACAAAAGGCGTGGATATGATGAAGGGCGGCGGTTCGCTGCTGATTGCCGGCGACAAGGACTGGAAGGGCCTTGGCCACAACAGCGCTTATACGATGGACGGCAAGGACTACCTGGTGCTGCACGCCTACGAGACCGCCGACAACTACCTGCAAAAGCTGAAAATCATGGAAATGAAATGGGATGCGAATGGGTGGCCGACGGTTGACCAGGCCGACTTGAACAAGTACCGCAGCACGCAGCTGCCCCTCAAATAA
- a CDS encoding glycoside hydrolase family 127 protein codes for MAGAATRAAATAPVADKAPLRLFPLSAVRLTASPFLEAQQTDLRYIMALNPDRLLSPFLREAGLTPKEATYGNWESTGLDGHMGGHYLTALSLMFAATGDEEVLKRLNYCVAELKRCQASNGDGYIGGVPGGEAAWRDIAQGKLQADGFSVNGKWVPWYNLHKLYAGLRDAYVYAGNQDARAMLIALCDWTVGLISHLSEEQMQNMLRCEHGGMNEVLADVSEMTGQKKYMDLAIRFSHQAILRPLEDGKDQLTGLHANTQIPKVIGFKRIGDITGRPDWQKAAQFFWQTVHDHRTVAIGGNSVKEHFHDQNDFSSMIEEVEGPETCNTYNMLKLTGLLFLGDAKGSYADYYERALYNHILGSQRPHSGGFVYFTPMRPNHYRVYSQPQQGMWCCVGSGLESHAKYGEFIYAHRGDNLYVNLFIPSTLNWREQGVSLRQSNRFPDEGSSTITVKGNKTFTLKIRYPEWVAPGALRVSVNGKQVAASIGADRYVSVRRQWRDGDRVDIALPMKTRLEQMPDKSNYYAVLHGPVVLAAKTNPFPDEKLDFLADDSRMGHIASGPVSPLQASPVLVDDSPAFEGRFKPVSGRPLTFVAPGLVEGKDGKQATTFVPFFRVHESRYMVYWPYSTAADLAATRAKAAEDEKARLELDARTIDQVAPGEQQPESDHFFKAEGGESGLAKGRHWRHATNWFSYDLTDKKSEARALRLTYSKGDAGRRFDILINGQLLAEVKLDATAPQELYAVDYPIPPALVAAAGGKLVVKFVARSGSVAGGLYGLRLLR; via the coding sequence ATGGCCGGCGCCGCGACGCGTGCAGCCGCCACCGCACCGGTAGCCGACAAGGCTCCGCTGCGCCTGTTCCCACTGTCGGCGGTGCGCCTCACGGCAAGCCCCTTCCTGGAAGCCCAGCAAACGGACCTGCGCTACATCATGGCGCTGAACCCGGACCGCCTGCTCTCGCCGTTCCTGCGCGAAGCCGGCCTGACGCCGAAAGAGGCCACCTACGGCAACTGGGAATCGACAGGGCTGGATGGCCACATGGGCGGCCACTATCTGACCGCGCTGTCATTGATGTTCGCCGCCACCGGCGATGAGGAAGTTTTGAAGCGCCTGAATTACTGTGTGGCGGAACTCAAGCGCTGTCAGGCGAGCAACGGCGACGGCTACATCGGCGGCGTGCCGGGTGGCGAGGCCGCGTGGCGCGATATCGCGCAAGGCAAACTCCAGGCCGACGGTTTCTCCGTCAACGGCAAATGGGTCCCCTGGTACAACCTGCACAAGCTATACGCCGGCCTGCGCGACGCCTACGTCTACGCCGGCAATCAGGACGCGCGCGCGATGCTGATCGCGCTATGCGACTGGACGGTGGGACTGATCTCGCACCTGAGCGAAGAACAGATGCAAAACATGCTGCGCTGCGAACATGGCGGCATGAACGAAGTGCTGGCCGATGTCTCCGAGATGACCGGTCAGAAGAAATACATGGACCTGGCGATCCGCTTCTCGCACCAGGCCATCCTGCGCCCGCTGGAGGATGGCAAGGACCAGTTGACCGGCCTGCACGCCAACACCCAAATCCCGAAAGTGATTGGCTTCAAGCGCATCGGCGACATCACCGGCCGGCCCGACTGGCAAAAAGCCGCGCAGTTCTTCTGGCAAACCGTGCACGATCACCGCACCGTCGCCATCGGCGGCAATAGCGTCAAGGAGCACTTCCACGATCAGAATGACTTCTCGTCCATGATCGAGGAGGTCGAAGGCCCCGAGACCTGCAATACCTACAATATGCTCAAGCTCACCGGGTTGCTGTTCCTCGGCGACGCCAAGGGCAGCTACGCCGACTACTACGAGCGCGCGTTGTACAACCACATCCTGGGATCTCAGCGTCCGCACAGCGGCGGCTTTGTCTACTTCACGCCGATGCGGCCGAACCACTACCGCGTTTATTCGCAGCCGCAGCAGGGCATGTGGTGCTGCGTGGGCTCTGGCCTGGAGAGCCACGCCAAGTACGGCGAGTTCATTTACGCGCATCGGGGCGACAACCTGTATGTCAACCTGTTCATCCCTTCGACCTTGAACTGGCGCGAGCAGGGCGTATCCCTCCGCCAGTCCAACCGCTTCCCGGATGAAGGCAGCAGCACCATCACCGTCAAGGGCAACAAGACCTTCACCTTGAAGATCCGTTATCCGGAATGGGTGGCGCCGGGGGCGCTGCGCGTCTCCGTCAATGGCAAGCAGGTCGCGGCCAGCATCGGCGCCGACCGCTATGTCAGCGTCCGCCGCCAATGGCGCGACGGCGACAGGGTCGATATCGCCCTGCCGATGAAAACCCGGCTCGAACAGATGCCGGACAAGTCCAATTACTATGCCGTGCTGCACGGCCCCGTGGTGCTGGCGGCGAAGACCAATCCCTTCCCGGACGAGAAACTGGATTTCCTGGCCGACGACTCGCGTATGGGCCATATCGCCTCGGGGCCGGTCAGCCCGTTGCAGGCTTCCCCTGTGCTGGTCGACGACAGCCCGGCGTTCGAAGGCCGTTTCAAACCGGTGTCGGGCAGGCCGCTGACGTTTGTCGCCCCTGGACTGGTGGAGGGCAAGGATGGCAAGCAAGCCACCACCTTTGTGCCGTTCTTCCGGGTGCACGAATCGCGCTACATGGTTTATTGGCCGTATTCGACCGCGGCGGATCTGGCGGCCACGCGCGCCAAAGCCGCCGAGGACGAGAAGGCGCGGCTTGAATTGGACGCGCGCACCATCGACCAGGTGGCGCCGGGCGAACAGCAGCCGGAGTCGGACCACTTCTTCAAGGCCGAAGGCGGGGAATCCGGTCTGGCCAAGGGACGTCACTGGCGGCATGCGACCAACTGGTTCAGCTACGACCTGACCGACAAGAAGTCCGAAGCGCGCGCCTTGCGCCTGACATATTCGAAAGGGGATGCCGGCCGCAGGTTCGATATCCTGATCAACGGGCAGTTGCTGGCCGAGGTGAAGCTGGACGCCACGGCGCCGCAGGAGCTCTATGCCGTGGATTACCCGATTCCGCCGGCGCTGGTCGCGGCGGCGGGTGGAAAACTGGTGGTGAAATTTGTGGCCCGCAGCGGCTCCGTGGCCGGTGGGCTGTATGGCCTGCGCCTGCTGCGATGA
- a CDS encoding ABC transporter substrate-binding protein — MTCNRRTVLKAGVAAAIVAAFGNVGPAFAAKPLVIGFSQVGAESEWRTANTVSIKDAAKKEGITLKFADAQQRQENQVKAIRSFIAQRVDIIAFSPVVESGWDTVLREAKAAKIPVILTDRAVNVTDPSLYVTFIGSDFVEEGRLAARWLLERAKKTPDATFNIVELQGTVGSAPAIDRQKGFAEVIAANPKLKIIRSQTGDFTRTKGKEVMEAFLKAEGKKINVLYAHNDDMAIGAIQAIEEAGMKPGKDILVISIDGVRGAFQAMVAGKMNVTVECNPLFGPQLMQIARDVAANKPVPKRITVQEGVFPAEVAAKEFPNRKY; from the coding sequence ATGACATGCAATCGCAGAACCGTACTCAAAGCCGGCGTAGCTGCCGCTATCGTCGCCGCCTTCGGTAACGTCGGCCCGGCCTTCGCCGCCAAACCGCTGGTCATCGGCTTCTCGCAAGTCGGCGCCGAAAGCGAATGGCGCACCGCCAATACCGTCTCGATCAAGGACGCGGCCAAGAAGGAGGGCATCACCCTCAAATTCGCCGACGCCCAGCAGCGCCAGGAAAACCAGGTCAAGGCGATCCGCTCGTTCATCGCCCAGCGCGTCGATATCATCGCCTTCTCGCCGGTGGTGGAATCGGGTTGGGATACCGTTCTGCGCGAAGCGAAGGCAGCGAAAATTCCTGTCATCCTGACCGACCGCGCCGTCAATGTCACCGATCCGTCGTTGTATGTGACCTTCATCGGTTCCGATTTCGTCGAGGAAGGCCGCCTGGCCGCCCGCTGGCTGCTGGAACGCGCCAAGAAGACGCCAGACGCCACCTTCAACATCGTCGAACTGCAGGGCACCGTCGGCTCCGCGCCGGCGATTGATCGCCAGAAGGGCTTCGCCGAAGTCATCGCCGCCAATCCGAAGCTGAAGATCATCCGCTCGCAGACCGGCGACTTCACGCGCACCAAGGGCAAGGAAGTGATGGAAGCCTTCCTCAAGGCCGAGGGCAAGAAGATCAACGTGCTGTACGCGCACAACGACGACATGGCCATCGGCGCGATCCAGGCGATCGAGGAAGCCGGCATGAAGCCGGGCAAGGACATCCTTGTGATCTCGATCGACGGCGTGCGCGGCGCCTTCCAGGCGATGGTCGCCGGGAAGATGAACGTGACCGTCGAATGCAATCCGCTGTTCGGCCCACAGCTGATGCAGATCGCGCGCGACGTCGCCGCCAACAAGCCGGTACCCAAGCGCATTACGGTGCAAGAGGGCGTGTTCCCGGCCGAGGTGGCGGCCAAGGAATTCCCGAACCGCAAATACTGA
- a CDS encoding sugar ABC transporter ATP-binding protein: MSTLAQAASSTAPVLELRGISKAFPGVQALSNVALNLYPGEVHTLMGQNGAGKSTLIKVLTGVYAPDQGEILLDGQAIYPTSTLDAQNLGISTVYQEVNLCPNLSVAENIFIGRYPRKFGGIDWRGMQQQAVELLERMQIRIDVTMPLAHYPLAIQQMVAISRALLVSAKVLILDEPTSSLDEKEVDLLFSVLRGLREQGMSILFVTHFLDQTYAISDRITVMRNGEREGEYACADLSRLELVNKMVGAPAAAAPDAAPVSPAANDDAVAAAPSKLKAFLSARGLGRKGALAPMDIEMREGELLGLAGLLGSGRTEAARLLFGADKADSGAITIDGKEHSFNSPRDAIAAGIGFCSEDRKHEGAILDLSVRENVILALQARMGLTRAIPLKRQQQLAEEYVKALGIKTASIETPIGTLSGGNQQKVLLARWLATEPKMLILDEPTRGIDVRAKQEIMDYVVKLCRKGMSILFISSELPEVLRCSDRIVVMRDRKAGGEYPRGALDETSVLHVIAAEGAHAK, from the coding sequence ATGAGTACATTAGCGCAAGCCGCGTCTTCGACAGCGCCGGTGCTGGAGCTGCGCGGCATCAGCAAAGCCTTCCCCGGCGTCCAGGCCCTGAGCAACGTGGCGCTGAACCTGTATCCGGGCGAGGTTCACACGTTGATGGGGCAGAACGGCGCCGGAAAATCGACCCTGATCAAGGTGCTGACCGGCGTGTATGCGCCGGATCAGGGCGAGATCCTGCTCGATGGCCAGGCGATCTACCCGACGTCGACCCTCGATGCGCAGAACCTTGGCATCAGCACCGTCTACCAGGAAGTGAACCTGTGCCCGAACCTGTCGGTGGCCGAGAATATCTTCATCGGCCGCTATCCGCGCAAGTTCGGCGGCATCGACTGGCGCGGCATGCAGCAGCAGGCGGTCGAGCTGCTGGAGCGGATGCAGATCCGCATCGACGTGACCATGCCGTTGGCGCACTATCCGCTGGCGATCCAGCAGATGGTGGCGATTTCGCGCGCGTTGCTGGTGTCCGCCAAGGTGCTGATCCTCGACGAGCCGACGTCCAGTCTCGATGAGAAGGAAGTCGATCTGCTGTTCAGCGTTCTGCGCGGCCTGCGCGAGCAGGGCATGTCGATTTTGTTCGTCACCCACTTCCTCGACCAGACCTACGCCATCTCCGACCGCATCACCGTGATGCGCAACGGCGAGCGGGAAGGGGAGTACGCCTGCGCCGATCTGTCGCGGCTTGAATTGGTGAATAAAATGGTCGGCGCGCCGGCCGCCGCCGCGCCGGACGCCGCACCCGTGTCGCCGGCCGCAAACGATGACGCGGTCGCCGCCGCGCCATCGAAACTCAAGGCTTTCCTCAGCGCGCGTGGCCTCGGCCGCAAAGGCGCGCTGGCGCCGATGGATATCGAGATGCGCGAGGGCGAGCTGCTTGGCCTGGCCGGTTTGCTCGGCTCCGGCCGCACGGAGGCGGCGCGCCTGCTGTTCGGCGCCGACAAGGCCGACAGCGGCGCCATCACCATCGATGGCAAGGAGCATAGCTTCAATTCGCCGCGCGACGCCATCGCCGCCGGCATCGGTTTCTGTTCCGAGGACCGCAAGCACGAAGGCGCTATCCTCGACCTGTCCGTGCGCGAGAATGTCATTTTGGCTTTGCAAGCCCGCATGGGGTTGACCCGCGCGATCCCGCTCAAACGCCAGCAGCAACTGGCGGAAGAATATGTCAAGGCGCTCGGCATCAAGACCGCCAGCATCGAGACGCCTATCGGCACGCTCTCCGGCGGCAACCAGCAGAAGGTGTTGTTGGCGCGCTGGCTGGCGACGGAACCGAAAATGCTGATCCTGGACGAGCCTACGCGCGGCATCGACGTGCGCGCCAAGCAGGAGATCATGGATTACGTGGTCAAATTGTGCCGCAAGGGCATGTCGATCCTGTTCATCTCGTCCGAGCTGCCGGAGGTGCTGCGTTGCAGCGATCGTATCGTCGTCATGCGCGACCGTAAAGCCGGTGGCGAGTATCCGCGTGGAGCGCTTGATGAAACCTCGGTGCTGCACGTGATCGCGGCCGAAGGGGCGCACGCAAAATGA
- a CDS encoding ABC transporter permease, which translates to MSIVRHPLFRPLAALAILLLIDLLLIPGFFHIEIKDGHLYGSLIDIANRAAPLALAAIGMTLVIATRGIDISVGAVVAISGTVASMLIGGTMVMNNGVPEYVANTPMVWALCAAMGAALLCGAWNGVLVAGLGLQPIVATLILMVAGRGLAQLLTDGQIVTVYYEPFFFLGSGYLFGLPFSLYIVAAVFVVTFLLMRKTALGLFIQSVGINPVAARLAGLKTATLIFFVYLFCSACAGLSGLMISANIKSADANNAGLLLELDAILAVTLGGTSLAGGKFSLAGSVIGALIIQTLTYTIYSLGLPPEVNMVVKSVVVFLVCISQSAEFKNMWRRVFPARSKGIAA; encoded by the coding sequence ATGAGCATAGTGCGGCATCCACTTTTCCGGCCGCTGGCGGCGCTGGCGATCCTGCTGCTGATCGACCTGCTGCTGATCCCCGGCTTCTTCCACATCGAGATCAAGGACGGCCACCTTTACGGCAGCTTGATCGATATCGCCAACCGCGCGGCGCCGCTGGCACTCGCCGCCATCGGCATGACCCTGGTCATCGCCACGCGCGGCATCGACATCTCGGTCGGCGCGGTGGTCGCCATCAGCGGTACGGTCGCCTCGATGCTGATCGGCGGCACCATGGTGATGAACAACGGCGTGCCCGAATACGTCGCTAATACGCCGATGGTGTGGGCGCTGTGCGCCGCCATGGGCGCGGCGCTGCTGTGCGGCGCCTGGAACGGCGTATTGGTCGCGGGCCTCGGCCTGCAACCCATCGTCGCCACCTTGATCCTGATGGTGGCGGGGCGTGGCCTGGCGCAGTTGCTGACGGACGGCCAGATCGTCACCGTCTACTACGAGCCGTTCTTCTTCCTCGGCAGCGGCTATCTGTTTGGCCTGCCGTTCTCGCTGTACATCGTCGCCGCCGTCTTCGTCGTGACGTTCCTGTTGATGCGCAAGACGGCGCTCGGCCTGTTCATCCAGTCGGTCGGCATCAACCCGGTGGCCGCGCGCCTGGCCGGCTTGAAGACCGCCACCCTGATCTTCTTCGTCTACCTGTTCTGCAGCGCCTGCGCGGGCCTGTCCGGCCTGATGATCAGCGCGAACATCAAGAGCGCGGACGCCAACAACGCCGGCCTGCTGTTGGAACTGGACGCGATCCTGGCGGTGACCCTGGGCGGCACCTCGCTGGCGGGCGGTAAATTCAGCCTGGCCGGCAGCGTGATCGGCGCCTTGATCATTCAGACGCTGACCTACACCATCTACTCGCTCGGCCTGCCGCCGGAAGTGAACATGGTCGTCAAATCGGTGGTCGTGTTCCTGGTCTGTATTTCACAGTCGGCCGAGTTCAAAAACATGTGGCGCCGCGTCTTCCCGGCCCGCTCGAAAGGAATCGCAGCATGA